In Candidatus Vicinibacter proximus, the following are encoded in one genomic region:
- a CDS encoding DUF3179 domain-containing protein, whose translation MKLPNPRQIFCIACIVWILFEIANVYFIMPLPGSQELNNLQLAYFLSNNRWWFRILFTLLLLASAYQMFQSNKITGIVLLSILGFVIYYTNFEMSADMMFKQPNQLLFSNRLENKVDEDRIILGVEHGNEAKAYPMQFLAYHHYIIDSIGDKEMMITYCTVCRTGRVYSTQINNKNEKFRLVGMDHYNAMLEDETTGSWWRQSTGEAVAGKLSGMQLEEFPFTQMTLSKWLEKHPHTMIMQGDNAFQSKYDSLSNYESGKRKSKLTKRDSLSWKDKSWVIGIKSGKFARAYDWNELVKKGILRDEFNNMPIILIYSPVSKNFAAYKVNNIDNHFEFTKDTINTNIHRYDFFGKCLDSTGQDLTAIQSYQEYWHSWKTFQPNTDIFIQKD comes from the coding sequence ATGAAATTACCGAATCCTAGACAAATATTCTGCATCGCATGCATTGTCTGGATACTTTTTGAAATTGCAAATGTCTATTTCATCATGCCACTTCCCGGAAGTCAAGAATTAAACAATCTGCAATTGGCATATTTCCTTTCCAACAATCGATGGTGGTTTCGAATTCTGTTTACATTACTCTTGCTTGCAAGTGCTTACCAAATGTTCCAATCCAACAAAATAACCGGAATAGTGCTTTTGAGTATTCTTGGATTCGTTATCTACTATACCAACTTTGAAATGTCTGCGGACATGATGTTCAAACAACCAAACCAACTTTTATTTTCCAATAGATTAGAAAATAAAGTGGACGAAGATCGGATAATTCTTGGCGTCGAACATGGCAATGAGGCTAAAGCCTATCCTATGCAATTTCTCGCTTATCACCATTATATCATCGACAGCATCGGAGATAAAGAAATGATGATTACTTATTGCACTGTATGCCGCACAGGTCGTGTCTATAGCACGCAAATAAATAATAAAAATGAAAAATTCAGATTAGTTGGTATGGACCACTATAATGCCATGCTGGAAGACGAAACTACCGGAAGCTGGTGGCGACAATCCACCGGAGAAGCAGTAGCAGGAAAACTAAGTGGTATGCAACTGGAAGAATTCCCATTTACCCAAATGACTTTATCAAAATGGCTTGAAAAACATCCTCACACTATGATTATGCAAGGCGACAATGCATTCCAATCCAAATACGACAGCTTGAGTAATTATGAAAGCGGAAAGAGAAAAAGTAAATTGACCAAAAGAGATAGTCTGTCATGGAAAGATAAATCCTGGGTGATCGGAATTAAATCCGGAAAATTCGCCAGAGCTTATGACTGGAATGAACTTGTAAAAAAAGGTATCCTCCGAGACGAGTTTAACAACATGCCCATCATTTTGATCTACTCACCAGTAAGTAAAAATTTTGCTGCATACAAAGTCAATAATATAGATAATCATTTTGAATTCACAAAGGATACCATTAACACCAACATTCATCGGTATGATTTTTTTGGAAAGTGCCTGGACAGCACCGGGCAAGATTTAACCGCCATACAATCTTATCAGGAATATTGGCATAGTTGGAAAACCTTCCAACCAAACACGGACATTTTTATACAAAAGGATTAA
- a CDS encoding T9SS type A sorting domain-containing protein codes for MRLLLFTFWFSFFFIHAQVPKFDWIIAEGHRSTIGFFEVTTDVFSNTIAAINFEISPFDICNENYNLNTEYTDIQFLVKYDSHGQCVWKHQFSDNFTGVLDDRIFLSSDPLGNIIISSSFRGTIWLDPEHSIQSPDGVGEAFVAKLNNNGKLLWYRLLKNEKGSLGDIGAIGVTTDIESNIYLSSWHNIGHLLLDSIRIEYQSLVGSFKSTLFKFDADGNLKWHKKMESYGNIFRNVVINSFHQVILAGSFSGKELSVDQFVLRNRDTFRPDLTFDAVLLVLNPDGNVQYIKSIGGIETDYIEQLSIDNQGNIFIGGSSRSKEIEIFSKKIKSLPTSQDAINFLAKINLNYELEWLYEDHVLGMFGLNYILLNQKQDLWTAWQLNRDTIYLKGIPYVSPGNSSPDLLFIRFKNNGNIEQVFQLQGKGRENAGGYECGGLHPDGSLVISGTFTSDTLYFGDYALPTVARKQIGDQYTSSAFIARISPDGMVGAKDILIHNQGQFSILPNPARDQLFIKFDEECKAQGILEILNLSGTLVQSKHIAQGALEVKLDMLNMATGIYFCRFRDQIGNHFIEKFVVE; via the coding sequence ATGAGATTACTTTTATTTACCTTTTGGTTTTCATTCTTTTTTATTCATGCACAGGTTCCTAAGTTTGATTGGATTATTGCAGAAGGGCATAGGAGTACTATTGGTTTTTTTGAAGTTACTACCGATGTATTTTCTAATACCATTGCAGCTATCAATTTTGAGATTTCTCCGTTCGACATTTGTAATGAGAATTACAATCTGAATACTGAATATACCGATATTCAATTTTTAGTTAAATATGATTCACATGGACAATGTGTTTGGAAGCATCAGTTCTCTGACAATTTTACTGGAGTATTAGATGATAGAATTTTCTTATCAAGTGATCCTTTGGGTAATATTATCATTAGTTCTTCATTTCGAGGAACCATCTGGCTTGATCCTGAACATTCGATTCAATCACCGGATGGTGTAGGAGAAGCATTTGTAGCCAAACTTAATAACAATGGAAAATTACTTTGGTATAGATTATTGAAAAATGAAAAGGGAAGCCTTGGAGATATAGGAGCAATAGGTGTAACAACCGATATAGAAAGTAATATTTATTTATCATCTTGGCATAATATAGGCCATTTATTATTGGACAGTATACGGATCGAGTACCAATCTTTGGTCGGCTCCTTTAAATCTACACTTTTTAAATTTGATGCCGATGGAAACTTAAAGTGGCATAAAAAAATGGAAAGTTATGGAAATATTTTTCGGAATGTAGTAATTAATAGCTTTCATCAAGTTATATTGGCTGGTTCTTTCAGCGGCAAAGAATTAAGTGTCGATCAATTTGTGTTAAGGAATCGTGATACGTTCAGGCCTGATTTAACATTTGATGCAGTTTTATTGGTATTAAATCCTGATGGAAATGTACAGTATATTAAATCCATAGGAGGAATTGAAACTGATTATATTGAACAATTGTCAATTGACAATCAAGGTAATATATTTATCGGAGGATCTAGTAGAAGCAAAGAAATAGAAATATTTTCAAAAAAGATTAAAAGTCTTCCAACCAGTCAAGATGCTATCAATTTTCTTGCTAAAATAAATCTTAATTATGAGCTTGAATGGCTTTATGAAGATCATGTTCTTGGAATGTTTGGATTAAACTATATTCTACTTAATCAAAAACAAGATTTATGGACAGCCTGGCAGCTTAATAGGGATACTATCTATCTTAAGGGAATTCCCTATGTCAGTCCTGGTAATTCATCACCTGATTTACTTTTCATTCGCTTTAAAAATAATGGCAATATTGAACAAGTTTTTCAACTGCAAGGTAAAGGTCGTGAGAACGCAGGTGGTTATGAATGTGGGGGTCTTCATCCCGATGGGAGTCTTGTGATCAGTGGTACGTTTACTTCGGATACTCTGTATTTCGGGGACTATGCCTTGCCTACAGTCGCAAGAAAACAAATAGGAGACCAATACACATCTTCAGCTTTCATTGCGCGCATCTCCCCTGATGGTATGGTGGGCGCTAAAGATATTTTAATCCATAACCAGGGACAATTCAGCATCCTCCCCAATCCTGCCCGTGACCAGCTCTTTATTAAATTTGATGAAGAGTGCAAGGCTCAGGGAATATTGGAGATCCTTAATTTAAGTGGTACATTGGTGCAAAGCAAGCATATAGCACAAGGAGCATTGGAAGTAAAGTTAGATATGCTGAATATGGCAACAGGGATTTATTTTTGTAGATTTCGTGATCAGATCGGCAATCATTTTATTGAAAAATTTGTGGTGGAATAA
- a CDS encoding T9SS type A sorting domain-containing protein, protein MVQSKSLSKDLNQLGGLEAFCKGNIQILTSSNSYDEQSRYISLFNCNEEEFGGQQSGLKKFIPAGIYPNPSTGIVLIDSDINAEIIQNVRISDLYGRYKVHITQFSKAGSVIVDFSGFSPEIYIVELIGENGNTLSSQRLIIHK, encoded by the coding sequence ATGGTTCAATCAAAAAGTTTAAGTAAAGACTTAAATCAATTAGGGGGATTAGAAGCATTTTGTAAAGGCAATATTCAGATTTTGACTAGTTCAAATTCTTATGATGAACAAAGTAGGTACATTTCATTATTCAATTGCAACGAAGAAGAATTTGGAGGACAACAATCAGGACTTAAAAAATTCATTCCTGCTGGCATTTATCCGAATCCATCTACAGGGATTGTTTTGATTGATAGTGATATAAATGCTGAAATCATTCAAAATGTGAGGATCTCCGATCTTTATGGTCGCTATAAGGTTCACATAACTCAATTCAGCAAAGCAGGCTCTGTAATTGTAGATTTTTCTGGCTTTTCTCCGGAGATCTATATAGTCGAGTTGATTGGTGAAAATGGCAATACCCTTTCTTCACAACGATTGATTATTCACAAGTAA
- a CDS encoding T9SS type A sorting domain-containing protein, with protein MRIIIFVFLYLNSLLQAQIPKFDWIIAEGNMSNIGFYLVTTDVLGNTIASIEYTLSPFNLCNDLFNFNTEYTAVFFLIKYNSKGQCIWKHQLTDNLTGVIDLGLFLSTDRQGNILISGAHRGKVWLDSDHFIQSPDGVREAFVAKLDLNGKLLWHKIFKLENGKAGDVAVDGLQADQEGNIYLTSSHSLSRLFFEDLPIEYNSNWGGSKTTLFKLSPDGNLLWHKKFEAYFSSFQEIQINSKNQVVLAGSFSGSDLTVDSNVIENRNIAKPEESSDAVLTVLDQNGDVVYLQSIGGEGSDYLMTLEIDIEDNIYVGGTSFLSEEIEILSGRVKRLKANREWNNYLAKIKPNYELEWLFDDQQVFGHFGIYNILLNKNQDLWVSCKLEPDTFYFNNIPYFCSSNSSPDILYLRLDTKGEIRQVFHIHGKGRDYGNYGHWSGGLHSDGGLVISGTFTSDTLYFGNYALPTVARKQIGDQYTSSAFIARISPDGMVGSKDLRNQELSLISIHPNPARDLIQIRFDDDLSADGIVEILTTTGTVMKSLIISEGSTSAIVDMHEWPAGVYFVRYRDMEGRSSVERVVVE; from the coding sequence ATGCGCATTATTATTTTTGTTTTTTTGTATTTAAATTCTTTACTTCAAGCTCAGATTCCAAAGTTTGATTGGATTATTGCTGAAGGAAATATGAGTAATATTGGTTTTTATTTAGTTACAACAGATGTGTTAGGTAACACCATTGCTTCTATTGAATACACTCTGTCACCCTTCAATTTATGCAATGATTTATTTAATTTTAATACTGAATACACAGCAGTCTTTTTTTTAATAAAATATAATTCTAAAGGACAATGTATTTGGAAACATCAATTAACTGATAATTTAACAGGAGTCATTGATCTCGGATTATTTTTATCTACAGACAGACAGGGAAATATTTTAATCAGCGGAGCTCATCGTGGTAAAGTATGGCTGGACTCTGATCATTTTATACAATCACCTGATGGTGTGAGAGAAGCTTTCGTTGCAAAACTTGATTTGAATGGAAAGCTGCTTTGGCATAAAATTTTTAAATTAGAGAATGGAAAAGCAGGAGATGTAGCAGTGGATGGATTGCAGGCAGATCAGGAAGGAAATATTTATTTGACCTCTTCCCATAGTTTGAGCAGGTTGTTTTTTGAAGATTTACCTATTGAATACAATTCTAATTGGGGAGGTTCAAAAACTACCCTATTTAAGTTAAGCCCTGATGGTAATCTGTTATGGCATAAAAAATTTGAAGCTTACTTTAGCAGTTTTCAAGAGATTCAAATAAATAGTAAGAATCAAGTAGTTTTAGCAGGTTCATTTTCAGGATCAGACCTTACAGTTGATAGTAATGTAATAGAAAACAGGAATATCGCAAAGCCAGAGGAATCTTCAGATGCTGTGTTGACCGTTTTAGACCAGAATGGAGATGTGGTCTATTTACAGTCTATAGGAGGTGAGGGCAGTGATTATTTAATGACTTTAGAGATTGACATTGAGGACAATATATATGTTGGTGGCACAAGTTTTCTAAGTGAAGAGATTGAAATCCTTTCAGGCAGAGTAAAGAGGTTAAAGGCTAATCGTGAATGGAATAATTATTTAGCAAAAATTAAACCTAATTATGAGCTTGAGTGGTTATTTGATGACCAGCAAGTGTTTGGACATTTTGGAATTTATAATATTTTATTGAACAAGAATCAAGACTTATGGGTGAGTTGTAAGCTGGAGCCGGATACGTTTTATTTTAATAACATTCCTTATTTCTGCTCCTCAAATTCTTCTCCTGATATTTTGTACCTGCGTTTGGACACAAAAGGAGAAATTAGACAAGTCTTTCACATACATGGTAAGGGACGCGATTATGGCAACTATGGTCATTGGTCTGGAGGCCTTCATTCTGATGGAGGTCTTGTTATCAGTGGAACATTTACTTCAGATACACTGTATTTCGGAAACTATGCATTACCCACAGTAGCCAGAAAACAAATTGGAGACCAATACACATCATCTGCCTTCATTGCCCGCATCTCTCCAGATGGGATGGTGGGATCTAAAGATCTGAGAAACCAAGAGCTTAGTTTGATTTCTATCCACCCCAACCCCGCCAGAGATTTAATACAGATTCGTTTTGATGATGATCTGAGTGCTGATGGCATTGTAGAGATATTGACAACTACTGGCACTGTTATGAAGTCATTAATCATTAGTGAAGGATCTACATCTGCTATTGTTGATATGCACGAATGGCCTGCGGGAGTTTATTTCGTAAGGTATCGTGATATGGAAGGTAGGAGCAGTGTGGAGCGAGTGGTGGTGGAGTAA
- a CDS encoding T9SS type A sorting domain-containing protein, translated as MVQSKSLIRDLNQLEGLEAFCKGNIQILPSSNSYDEQGKHIPIFNCEEEEFGGHQLGLKQFIPAGIYPNPSTGIVLIDSDINAEIIQNVRISDLYGRHQIHRPILNKHGSIGLDFSSLSSGIYIVELLDVKGKTISTQRLMIHR; from the coding sequence ATGGTTCAATCAAAAAGTTTAATTAGAGACTTAAATCAATTAGAGGGATTAGAAGCATTTTGTAAAGGCAATATTCAGATTTTGCCTAGTTCAAATTCTTATGATGAACAAGGTAAGCACATTCCAATATTCAATTGTGAAGAAGAAGAATTTGGAGGCCATCAGCTAGGACTAAAGCAATTCATTCCTGCTGGCATTTATCCGAATCCATCTACAGGGATTGTTTTGATTGATAGTGATATAAATGCTGAAATCATTCAAAATGTGAGGATCTCAGATCTATATGGCCGCCATCAGATTCACCGGCCAATATTAAATAAACATGGATCTATAGGTTTAGATTTCTCTTCATTATCTTCCGGAATATATATCGTCGAATTGCTTGATGTAAAAGGAAAAACCATTTCCACTCAACGACTTATGATCCATAGATAA